One genomic region from Listeria monocytogenes encodes:
- a CDS encoding MerR family transcriptional regulator: protein MQIKELAELTGVSVRTLHHYDKIGLLVPQKDDWNGYRIYSEKDVDKLQQILFFKELDFPLKKIQQILDDPLFDKNVALDMQRHLLIEKKQRIETMLATLDLTIKNEKGEITMTNKEKFTGFDFSSNPYEEEARKLWGDKVVEKANEKVNNMSEKEQLTLKESFDAEFRHLASVRKLTPESEEAQLEIDHFFHYLNDTHGNIYSLEAFASLGEMYVNDERFTKNIDQFGDGLSQFLQEAMTIYAKNK, encoded by the coding sequence ATGCAAATAAAAGAATTAGCTGAACTCACTGGTGTAAGTGTGCGCACGCTTCACCACTACGATAAAATAGGTCTACTTGTACCGCAAAAAGATGACTGGAATGGCTATCGTATTTATTCAGAAAAAGATGTCGACAAATTACAACAAATTCTTTTCTTTAAAGAACTCGATTTCCCTTTGAAAAAAATTCAACAAATTCTTGATGACCCACTTTTCGATAAAAACGTTGCTTTAGATATGCAGCGCCACTTACTAATAGAAAAAAAGCAGCGAATTGAAACTATGCTAGCAACCCTCGATCTGACCATCAAGAATGAAAAAGGAGAAATAACAATGACAAACAAAGAAAAATTCACTGGATTTGATTTTTCCTCGAACCCATATGAAGAAGAAGCAAGAAAACTTTGGGGAGATAAAGTAGTAGAAAAAGCCAATGAAAAAGTGAATAATATGAGTGAAAAAGAACAATTAACTTTAAAAGAGAGTTTTGACGCTGAATTTCGTCATTTAGCTTCTGTTCGGAAACTCACCCCGGAATCAGAAGAAGCACAACTCGAGATTGATCATTTTTTCCATTATTTAAATGATACGCATGGCAACATTTATTCTTTAGAAGCCTTTGCTAGTCTTGGGGAAATGTACGTTAATGATGAACGTTTCACTAAAAATATCGACCAATTCGGCGATGGCCTTTCTCAATTCCTCCAAGAAGCCATGACCATTTATGCCAAGAACAAGTAA
- a CDS encoding membrane protein codes for MIRKVKSISMWLWHHLTPQIFAVICVFIITIIALFMPPYIGMADNGDFFRIFSSNGLFVNNTNYDALQFGHFVKEFGIYQYFNENQVAIYSSQSIFIQMALLLNKLFWSTTVFDVRFLGGLQLALLLPAIYLLVAGLTAKMKGWPGYVVAALTVFIFADTAYTAYFNSFFSEGLILIMMLYISAGFLLLYQHKYNDYAMLGLIFVASLILITAKQQNAPIAVVIAVCGILVFFIRKNRAFRISAAATFLVIFLSGVVMYAFIPGEFVTINQYQTMTRGVLLDSENPEKSLEEMGMNSEFALLKGTNFYQKYKMIDLDSKLMEKEFYPNYNFVTVLSYYLENPKQFGKMLDLSAQNSFSIRPFEMGNFEKATGYKFKEKTHFFSAYSDVKEKFAPAKFTFLILWALVFLICYGVSAFKHFREKNIRGTLLFDLIVLLIGSGFAVILVTIVGDGEADLTKHNFLFNVCFDLTMLIGAASLLEVYLKKRGERNA; via the coding sequence ATGATAAGGAAAGTTAAATCCATTAGTATGTGGCTATGGCACCATTTAACACCGCAAATATTTGCGGTTATTTGTGTTTTTATTATCACTATCATAGCACTTTTTATGCCTCCATATATTGGTATGGCTGATAATGGAGACTTTTTCCGAATCTTCTCGAGTAACGGTTTGTTTGTCAATAATACGAATTATGATGCGCTGCAATTTGGGCACTTTGTGAAGGAGTTTGGGATTTATCAGTACTTTAATGAAAACCAAGTGGCTATATACTCCTCGCAAAGTATCTTTATTCAAATGGCGCTTCTTTTAAATAAGCTTTTTTGGTCAACTACTGTGTTTGATGTGCGCTTTTTGGGAGGCTTGCAATTAGCACTTCTTTTACCAGCGATTTATTTGTTAGTAGCGGGTTTAACGGCGAAAATGAAAGGCTGGCCGGGGTATGTGGTTGCGGCGCTAACAGTATTTATTTTCGCAGATACAGCTTATACGGCTTACTTTAATTCCTTTTTCAGTGAAGGGCTTATTTTGATTATGATGCTGTATATTTCGGCGGGATTTTTACTTTTATATCAGCATAAATATAATGATTATGCGATGCTAGGTTTGATTTTTGTGGCATCCCTTATTTTAATTACGGCCAAACAGCAAAATGCGCCGATTGCGGTTGTTATTGCGGTTTGTGGAATACTCGTGTTTTTCATCCGGAAAAATCGTGCATTTCGGATTTCAGCCGCGGCTACCTTTTTAGTTATTTTCTTGAGCGGAGTAGTGATGTACGCCTTTATTCCAGGCGAGTTTGTAACGATAAATCAGTACCAAACGATGACGCGCGGTGTGCTACTTGATTCAGAAAATCCGGAGAAATCACTCGAAGAAATGGGCATGAATTCTGAATTCGCTTTACTTAAAGGAACGAATTTTTATCAAAAATATAAAATGATTGATTTAGACTCTAAACTAATGGAAAAAGAATTTTATCCTAATTATAATTTTGTTACGGTTTTAAGTTATTATTTGGAAAATCCAAAACAATTTGGGAAAATGCTTGATCTATCCGCGCAAAATAGCTTTTCGATTCGTCCGTTTGAAATGGGAAACTTTGAAAAGGCGACAGGATATAAATTTAAAGAGAAAACGCATTTTTTCTCCGCTTATAGTGATGTAAAAGAAAAATTTGCTCCAGCGAAATTTACTTTTTTAATTTTATGGGCGCTTGTTTTTCTGATTTGTTATGGAGTGAGTGCTTTTAAACATTTCCGAGAAAAGAATATTCGTGGAACACTGCTGTTTGATTTAATCGTCTTGCTGATTGGTTCAGGATTTGCGGTGATTTTAGTGACGATTGTGGGTGACGGAGAAGCGGATTTAACAAAACATAATTTCTTGTTTAATGTGTGCTTTGATTTGACAATGTTAATTGGAGCGGCTTCTCTGCTCGAAGTTTATTTGAAGAAGAGGGGTGAGCGGAATGCGTAA
- a CDS encoding DUF2334 domain-containing protein, translated as MRKKMIISILLAFVIFIVGGHSAIAKTDDGVVVFYDSLATGTENEGNMDALLRMLNSLGKRVTIYSWEENPDLSQTSEIIVLQNKNDGLANDWTEKLAKSKAKIAYIGGNPPTFLTDKLQLKTKAITDASITIQTEAGLSGKPQLVNETNLITSYKGTSFGEMDAAENGQAAYGVQAGNYAYAPLFQTDNTSEFTLMDVLKALFDIKTTTNQYAFITGVNPFVDFDLLKKTADTFYEKGIPFIVSAGPVFYNQDFQAAKNYAEILRYVQAKNGTIMLNVPAVTYGDSPSGELESIMQKSVNFFAENDIAPIGVTAELYWNFDKVYGVEGFAPFNTGILLPNQKIIHTTKVNNGSAFEKSPYSVANDFYATTTEGRNFPVDIAITYSFFDNEKELKAAAEELANDNISDFRFQNHGVKTNKDTIESSAGSLYINNQPVALDGDLNYIKTKNKAVKQTGSLEGFFGYQNTFFTIVIVLSLGIIGVLFVFGYRLYMKKYMK; from the coding sequence ATGCGTAAAAAAATGATTATAAGTATTCTACTAGCATTCGTGATTTTCATTGTCGGCGGGCATTCTGCAATAGCAAAAACGGATGATGGTGTCGTTGTTTTTTATGATAGTTTAGCGACTGGTACAGAGAATGAAGGCAATATGGATGCGCTACTTCGAATGTTAAATAGTTTGGGCAAACGAGTGACGATTTATTCTTGGGAGGAAAATCCTGATTTAAGTCAAACAAGCGAGATTATTGTACTTCAAAATAAAAATGACGGCTTAGCAAATGATTGGACGGAAAAATTAGCCAAAAGCAAAGCGAAAATCGCATACATAGGCGGAAATCCACCAACATTTTTAACGGATAAATTGCAACTGAAAACAAAAGCAATTACAGATGCTTCTATCACAATTCAAACGGAAGCTGGATTGTCTGGAAAGCCACAGCTGGTGAACGAAACAAATCTAATTACTTCCTATAAAGGAACAAGCTTTGGTGAAATGGACGCTGCTGAAAATGGACAAGCTGCATACGGCGTTCAAGCAGGAAATTACGCGTACGCGCCTCTTTTTCAGACAGATAATACGAGTGAATTCACTTTAATGGATGTACTCAAAGCATTATTCGATATTAAAACGACAACTAACCAATATGCGTTTATTACGGGCGTAAATCCATTCGTGGATTTCGATTTGCTCAAAAAAACAGCGGACACTTTTTATGAAAAAGGAATTCCGTTTATCGTGAGTGCAGGGCCTGTTTTTTACAATCAAGATTTCCAAGCAGCAAAAAATTATGCAGAGATTTTACGCTACGTTCAAGCGAAAAATGGCACGATCATGCTGAATGTGCCGGCAGTTACCTACGGGGATAGTCCGTCCGGAGAACTTGAAAGTATTATGCAAAAATCGGTAAATTTCTTTGCGGAAAATGACATCGCACCGATTGGAGTTACGGCTGAACTTTATTGGAACTTTGATAAAGTATATGGCGTAGAAGGTTTCGCACCATTTAACACTGGAATTTTACTACCAAATCAAAAAATCATTCATACGACAAAAGTGAATAATGGCAGCGCATTTGAAAAGTCTCCGTATAGCGTGGCGAACGATTTTTATGCGACTACAACTGAAGGGAGAAACTTTCCGGTCGATATTGCGATAACCTATTCATTTTTTGATAACGAGAAAGAATTAAAAGCGGCCGCAGAGGAACTAGCGAACGATAATATTAGTGATTTTAGGTTCCAAAATCATGGAGTAAAAACAAATAAAGATACGATTGAATCAAGTGCTGGTTCGCTTTACATCAATAATCAACCAGTGGCGCTTGATGGCGATTTAAACTATATTAAAACAAAAAATAAGGCAGTGAAACAAACTGGAAGTTTAGAAGGTTTCTTCGGCTACCAAAATACCTTTTTCACGATAGTAATTGTACTTTCACTTGGCATTATTGGGGTTTTATTTGTTTTTGGATACCGGCTTTACATGAAAAAATATATGAAATGA
- a CDS encoding glycosyltransferase family 2 protein: MVVADYLALFAVICIWGLLLINIVLIVAGYVYYLKNEARKVPEIPVEVPFVSVMVPAHNEGKVIVKTVESLLAFDYPVDRYEIIVINDNSSDNSAELLAAIQAKNPTRFLKIINTDNITGGKGKSNALNIGFAESRGELVAIYDADNTPERQALRILVGEITNDAKLGAVIGKFRTRNRNASWLTRFINIETLSFQWMAQAGRWALFKLCTIPGTNFIVRRSLLEEIGGWDVKAVAEDTEISFRIYMMGYRIKFQAKAVTWEQEPQTLPVWFKQRSRWAKGNIYVILKNVPLLFKREGRRVRFDILYFLSIYFLLLTSLIVSDVLLVLYALGLVHTTLAGLSGALWLLAILLFVAGTFITLTTEKGEISFSNLLFIMLMYVTYCQLWMVVAAYGFFIFLKDTVLKRETKWYKTERF, translated from the coding sequence ATGGTCGTTGCAGATTATTTAGCATTATTCGCGGTAATATGTATTTGGGGACTTTTGCTAATTAATATTGTGTTAATTGTCGCAGGATATGTTTATTATTTGAAAAATGAAGCGCGAAAAGTGCCCGAAATACCAGTGGAAGTACCATTTGTTTCTGTCATGGTGCCGGCCCATAATGAAGGAAAAGTAATCGTGAAAACAGTGGAGTCCCTACTGGCGTTTGATTACCCGGTCGATCGCTACGAAATCATTGTGATTAACGATAATTCTTCGGATAATAGCGCGGAACTTTTAGCTGCCATTCAAGCAAAAAATCCGACACGGTTTTTAAAAATTATTAATACCGATAATATTACAGGCGGAAAAGGTAAATCGAACGCGCTCAATATCGGGTTTGCGGAAAGTCGCGGGGAACTGGTGGCGATTTATGATGCTGATAATACACCGGAACGGCAAGCGCTAAGAATCCTTGTTGGCGAGATTACAAATGATGCGAAACTTGGTGCCGTCATTGGTAAATTTAGAACCCGAAATCGAAATGCGAGTTGGTTAACGCGATTTATCAATATCGAAACGCTTAGTTTTCAGTGGATGGCTCAGGCCGGCAGATGGGCCCTGTTCAAACTATGCACGATTCCTGGAACTAATTTTATTGTGAGAAGGTCGCTCCTAGAAGAAATCGGTGGCTGGGATGTGAAAGCTGTTGCGGAAGATACCGAGATTAGTTTTCGGATTTACATGATGGGGTACCGAATCAAATTCCAAGCGAAGGCTGTCACTTGGGAACAAGAGCCCCAAACATTACCAGTTTGGTTCAAACAGCGCTCAAGATGGGCAAAAGGCAATATTTATGTAATTTTAAAAAACGTTCCACTCCTTTTTAAACGAGAAGGTAGGCGCGTTCGCTTTGATATTTTATACTTTTTATCGATTTACTTTTTATTATTAACTTCCTTGATTGTTAGTGATGTTTTACTCGTATTATATGCGCTTGGACTAGTACATACAACACTTGCTGGCCTTAGCGGGGCGCTTTGGTTGCTAGCCATTTTACTTTTTGTCGCAGGTACTTTTATTACACTCACCACGGAAAAAGGCGAAATCAGTTTTTCGAATTTGTTATTTATTATGTTGATGTATGTGACGTATTGCCAGCTTTGGATGGTGGTAGCCGCATATGGGTTCTTTATTTTCTTAAAAGATACCGTACTAAAAAGGGAAACCAAATGGTATAAAACCGAGCGTTTCTAA
- a CDS encoding cellulose biosynthesis cyclic di-GMP-binding regulatory protein BcsB: protein MKKFTVMWLLIFAVLFLYRPEVFAADKNYQTVFGTDKTAQGKFTTTKQNFTVENYWDVSNANVKLVYTITQLSEKEVSTMTLKINDVAFYSFKPDKADKGTKQIEIEIPKDKLKKGVNVLSIESFVYTDLPDGRCTIDDTPANWLQFDKTSAINVSYSDKAFQKTIAEFGERFTGIDTVKSEQGAVAVSNKAGDAELGAALEGLSGFSAANTLEDKNIAFGQYEETKTRDGKNYLVLFSSYDNLPNDLKSQIKDDNKLEKQALYQVVTVGNTNTLVVTSKSNDALKKAGKLIANQNYLSQLGTNTKWLTTDERIDTPATSVDKNTKLTTTGDKLKGIGHITQDYFISMPANRSASTGTEVSLDFRYAQNLDFEHSLVTILVNGKPIGSQKLTAKKANGDKLTFQIPSDLNVKGDFSVTVAFDLVLTNNYCGFIADSEIPWAYITPESKINLNTSEETDLLFEQYPYPFIANGDFNNAVVVVPDELTTEDTDSLANIFNLLGRFHDGNRGDLTAVHAANWKKPKEESNVIAVGTMNNNPVIKNANDDLYFQYNKTGDYFLSNEKISIEKNYGKQLGSVQLITSDGVPILAVTGPGAKQTELGSDLIATKANLAKIYGDGAIVDTDNTIHSYRFKKEADTQEESFGSKISNNKEVTVFGAFALLSVVILVVAVLLILRKYRRSRK, encoded by the coding sequence ATGAAAAAATTTACTGTAATGTGGCTGCTAATTTTCGCCGTACTATTTCTGTATAGGCCAGAGGTTTTCGCAGCAGATAAAAACTATCAAACGGTTTTTGGAACAGATAAAACCGCCCAAGGAAAATTCACAACCACCAAACAAAACTTCACGGTGGAAAACTACTGGGATGTATCAAATGCTAACGTAAAGCTTGTGTATACAATTACCCAACTGAGCGAAAAAGAAGTTTCCACGATGACACTGAAAATAAACGATGTTGCATTCTACTCTTTTAAACCAGATAAAGCAGACAAAGGAACAAAACAAATTGAAATCGAAATCCCGAAAGATAAGCTAAAAAAAGGGGTAAATGTTCTATCTATCGAAAGTTTTGTCTACACTGATTTGCCAGATGGTCGTTGTACGATTGACGATACACCTGCCAACTGGCTGCAATTCGATAAAACAAGCGCAATAAACGTATCTTATTCCGATAAAGCTTTCCAAAAAACGATTGCCGAGTTTGGCGAGCGCTTCACTGGAATTGATACTGTGAAAAGTGAACAAGGTGCAGTAGCTGTCTCAAACAAAGCCGGTGATGCCGAACTTGGCGCAGCACTTGAAGGGCTTTCCGGATTTTCTGCGGCGAATACGTTAGAAGATAAAAATATCGCTTTTGGTCAATATGAGGAAACAAAAACTCGTGACGGTAAAAACTATCTCGTACTTTTTTCAAGCTATGACAATTTACCAAATGATCTTAAATCACAAATAAAAGATGATAATAAATTAGAAAAACAAGCACTTTATCAAGTAGTGACAGTCGGAAATACGAATACACTCGTGGTTACTTCTAAATCCAACGATGCACTAAAAAAAGCTGGCAAACTAATCGCCAACCAAAATTACTTAAGCCAACTCGGAACAAATACTAAATGGCTAACAACAGACGAAAGAATCGACACACCAGCAACTAGTGTCGATAAAAATACAAAACTAACAACAACTGGTGATAAACTAAAAGGAATTGGGCATATCACACAAGATTACTTCATCAGCATGCCAGCCAACCGTAGCGCATCAACAGGAACAGAAGTATCACTTGATTTTAGATATGCGCAAAACTTGGATTTCGAGCATTCATTAGTAACGATTTTAGTAAACGGAAAACCGATTGGTAGCCAAAAACTTACCGCTAAAAAAGCTAATGGCGACAAATTGACGTTCCAAATTCCGAGCGATTTAAACGTAAAAGGGGATTTTTCAGTTACTGTTGCCTTTGATTTAGTCTTAACGAATAACTATTGTGGCTTTATTGCAGATTCTGAAATCCCGTGGGCGTATATCACCCCAGAATCAAAAATCAATTTAAACACAAGCGAAGAAACAGATTTGCTTTTTGAACAATATCCGTACCCATTCATTGCAAATGGCGACTTTAACAATGCAGTTGTCGTTGTTCCAGATGAATTAACGACAGAAGACACAGATTCATTAGCAAATATTTTCAATCTGTTAGGCCGCTTCCATGATGGAAATAGGGGAGATTTAACGGCCGTACATGCGGCCAACTGGAAAAAACCAAAAGAAGAATCAAACGTTATTGCAGTTGGTACAATGAATAATAATCCAGTGATTAAAAACGCCAATGACGACCTATATTTCCAGTACAACAAAACAGGCGATTACTTCCTTTCCAATGAAAAAATCTCGATTGAAAAAAATTATGGCAAACAACTTGGTAGTGTGCAGTTGATTACATCAGATGGCGTCCCAATCCTGGCAGTTACTGGTCCAGGTGCCAAACAAACAGAACTCGGATCGGATTTAATCGCAACAAAAGCCAACCTAGCTAAAATTTACGGAGATGGAGCCATTGTTGATACAGATAACACGATACATTCCTACCGATTCAAAAAAGAAGCAGATACACAGGAAGAAAGCTTTGGATCAAAAATCAGTAACAACAAAGAAGTCACTGTGTTCGGAGCATTCGCGCTTCTATCCGTTGTTATCTTAGTTGTCGCTGTCCTACTAATCTTGCGTAAATATCGCCGGAGCCGGAAGTGA
- a CDS encoding diguanylate cyclase domain-containing protein gives MKKITNNLFADIGFLFFILLCFITIGFMINTPDEYLRNIILLNITFLLVIITYFTNLTLGLILNVLYIFIYATYIIYEIVANQIAYGFGSYFWLIITPLFTVASAMFTRNTSRLQEENTKIKQQNLYLGTIDQETLLKNIVSFQNDERIFSSISRRYDLPLSLMVIKVRHWRELKRFQSEDEMRLALQDISAILETCIRTSDVLYLLDKDDATWGLLLLTDEPGGKLVADRIKSRIAEANTEEFAAKYRVKLELRIGTSQFDSEKVKTPLDFIDLATKELEYDV, from the coding sequence ATGAAGAAAATAACGAATAACTTATTTGCAGATATCGGCTTTTTATTTTTCATCTTGCTTTGTTTCATCACAATTGGCTTTATGATCAATACGCCGGATGAATATTTGCGAAACATTATTTTATTAAATATCACTTTTTTACTTGTGATTATCACCTATTTTACGAATTTAACGCTTGGTTTGATTTTAAATGTCCTCTACATTTTCATTTATGCAACTTATATTATTTATGAAATTGTCGCAAATCAAATCGCCTATGGTTTTGGTAGCTACTTCTGGCTTATAATCACGCCCCTTTTCACAGTAGCGAGTGCGATGTTTACAAGAAATACGTCAAGGCTTCAAGAAGAAAACACAAAAATCAAACAGCAAAATCTATATTTAGGAACGATTGACCAAGAAACTTTGCTTAAAAATATCGTTTCATTCCAAAATGACGAGCGGATTTTTTCCAGTATTTCACGCCGTTATGATTTACCTTTGTCACTAATGGTCATCAAAGTACGTCATTGGCGCGAGTTGAAACGATTCCAAAGCGAAGATGAGATGCGCCTAGCGTTACAAGATATTTCGGCGATTTTAGAGACTTGTATCCGTACGAGTGATGTCCTTTACTTATTAGATAAAGATGATGCGACTTGGGGGCTGTTGTTACTAACAGACGAACCGGGTGGGAAATTAGTTGCGGATCGAATCAAAAGCCGCATAGCCGAAGCCAATACCGAAGAATTTGCCGCGAAGTACCGTGTGAAGCTAGAACTTCGAATTGGAACAAGCCAATTTGATAGCGAAAAAGTGAAGACACCGCTTGATTTTATCGATTTAGCGACAAAAGAATTAGAATATGACGTGTAA
- a CDS encoding class I SAM-dependent methyltransferase, whose translation MNLEEIVDCMLLNENDKEIQRTQTEHRIKLVDFWRVKKGDRVLEVGCGQGDTTAVLANAVGASGFVQGIDIAPRTYGAPFTIGDATDHLQKSKLGAQIDFKLGTDILKGDITFPDNAFDVAVLSHASWYFSSKSELTLMLELLSKWAKRVCYAEWDTRITDVKQTSHMLAVLTQSSYEAFKQETQSNIRTFITPIDMQEIIQEHNWKMGAETSIFSEKMQDSRWEIGYVKDFITKELEADLGLPEKFKAFLLSQSKLITLENSLPMASYCTSWQAK comes from the coding sequence ATGAACTTAGAAGAAATAGTCGATTGTATGTTATTAAACGAAAATGACAAAGAAATTCAGCGGACCCAAACGGAGCATCGTATCAAACTAGTTGATTTTTGGCGAGTGAAAAAAGGGGACCGAGTGCTGGAGGTTGGTTGTGGGCAAGGCGATACGACAGCCGTACTTGCGAATGCAGTTGGTGCTAGTGGCTTTGTTCAAGGTATTGATATTGCACCGCGAACTTATGGTGCTCCGTTTACCATTGGCGATGCGACAGACCATTTGCAGAAATCAAAGCTCGGTGCGCAAATTGATTTTAAGCTAGGGACAGATATTTTAAAAGGTGATATCACTTTTCCAGACAATGCTTTTGATGTAGCCGTTTTATCGCATGCTTCGTGGTATTTTAGTTCCAAAAGTGAGCTCACGCTGATGCTCGAATTACTAAGCAAGTGGGCGAAACGCGTTTGTTACGCAGAATGGGATACAAGAATTACGGATGTGAAACAAACGTCGCATATGTTAGCAGTGCTCACGCAATCATCTTATGAAGCTTTCAAACAAGAAACCCAGTCCAACATTCGAACGTTCATTACACCAATAGATATGCAAGAAATTATTCAAGAGCACAACTGGAAAATGGGCGCGGAAACAAGTATCTTCTCAGAAAAAATGCAAGATAGTCGATGGGAAATTGGTTATGTAAAAGATTTTATCACAAAAGAATTAGAAGCTGATTTAGGCTTACCGGAAAAATTCAAAGCATTTTTACTCAGTCAAAGTAAATTAATCACACTTGAAAATAGTTTGCCAATGGCGTCATACTGCACTTCTTGGCAGGCGAAGTAA
- a CDS encoding ACT domain-containing protein, giving the protein MRAVLTVIGKDNVGIVAGVSNKLAELNINIVDVSQTIMDGYFTMMMMCDISQITKEFDEVKAELAGKGEDLQVKIHIQREEIFNAMHKL; this is encoded by the coding sequence ATGAGAGCTGTACTTACTGTAATTGGAAAAGATAATGTGGGTATTGTCGCAGGTGTTAGTAATAAATTAGCTGAACTGAACATCAATATTGTGGACGTATCTCAAACAATCATGGATGGCTATTTTACGATGATGATGATGTGCGATATTAGCCAAATCACAAAAGAATTTGATGAAGTAAAAGCAGAATTAGCCGGTAAAGGCGAGGACCTCCAAGTAAAAATACATATTCAACGGGAAGAAATTTTCAACGCAATGCACAAACTTTAG
- a CDS encoding PFL family protein, whose protein sequence is METNQILETIRMIEEEKLDIRTITMGISLLDCMDGDGEVARKKIYQKIVTKARNLVAVGEAIESEFGIPIINKRISVTPIAIIAGSSADTDYVEFAKTLDAAAKEVGVNFIGGYSALVQKGYTKGDEILIRSIPQALAQTERVCSSVNVGSTRTGINMDAVRQMGEVIKETADLTADTQGLGCAKLVVFANAVEDNPFMAGAFHGVGEADCVINVGVSGPGVVKRAIEKVKGEPFDIVAETVKQTAFKITRMGQLVGQVASEKLGVPFGIVDLSLAPTPAIGDSVAHILEEMGLEMVGTHGTTAALALLNDAVKKGGVMACGHVGGLSGAFIPVSEDAGMIEAVQQGALNLEKLEAMTAICSVGLDMIAVPGDTTAETLAAMIADEAAIGVINNKTTAVRVIPASGTKVGDMVEFGGLLGTAPVMPVNGKSSVDFIARGGRIPAPIHSFKN, encoded by the coding sequence ATGGAAACAAATCAAATTTTAGAAACGATACGAATGATTGAAGAAGAAAAATTGGATATCCGGACGATTACGATGGGGATTTCTTTGCTAGATTGTATGGACGGCGACGGCGAAGTGGCTCGAAAGAAAATCTATCAAAAAATCGTCACCAAAGCGCGTAATTTAGTTGCAGTTGGTGAAGCGATTGAATCTGAGTTTGGCATTCCAATTATTAATAAACGAATTTCTGTCACACCGATTGCGATTATCGCGGGATCGAGTGCTGATACTGACTACGTAGAATTTGCCAAAACGCTTGATGCCGCAGCAAAAGAAGTTGGCGTGAATTTTATTGGCGGCTATTCCGCACTCGTTCAAAAAGGTTACACGAAAGGCGACGAAATCCTGATTCGTTCGATTCCGCAAGCACTCGCACAAACGGAACGCGTATGCTCATCGGTCAATGTTGGCTCGACGCGAACTGGAATCAATATGGATGCTGTACGTCAAATGGGTGAGGTAATCAAGGAAACTGCGGACTTAACAGCAGATACACAAGGCCTAGGTTGCGCGAAACTCGTTGTATTTGCCAATGCAGTCGAGGATAATCCTTTTATGGCCGGGGCATTCCACGGTGTTGGTGAAGCGGATTGCGTTATCAATGTTGGTGTCAGCGGCCCAGGTGTGGTTAAACGTGCTATCGAAAAAGTAAAAGGTGAACCATTTGATATCGTTGCTGAAACAGTCAAACAAACAGCATTTAAAATCACTAGAATGGGTCAACTCGTTGGTCAAGTCGCTTCCGAAAAACTCGGCGTTCCTTTTGGAATTGTCGATTTATCACTTGCGCCAACTCCAGCGATTGGTGATTCGGTCGCGCACATTTTAGAAGAGATGGGACTAGAAATGGTTGGAACGCATGGCACGACAGCGGCACTCGCACTTTTAAATGATGCAGTGAAAAAAGGCGGGGTCATGGCTTGTGGACATGTCGGTGGTTTATCAGGCGCATTCATTCCTGTTTCTGAGGACGCGGGTATGATTGAAGCTGTGCAACAAGGAGCGCTCAACCTCGAAAAATTAGAAGCAATGACAGCAATTTGCTCGGTTGGTCTGGATATGATTGCCGTACCAGGTGACACAACCGCTGAAACACTAGCAGCAATGATTGCTGATGAGGCCGCGATTGGCGTAATAAATAATAAAACAACTGCTGTCCGAGTGATTCCGGCAAGCGGGACAAAAGTTGGCGACATGGTCGAATTCGGCGGATTGCTAGGAACAGCACCAGTAATGCCAGTAAACGGTAAATCTTCCGTTGACTTCATTGCCCGCGGTGGTCGAATTCCAGCACCAATCCATTCTTTTAAAAACTAA